Below is a genomic region from Candidatus Binataceae bacterium.
ATGATTGAGATTGAATTCAGCTTCATAGCGAACATTCCTTCGATTGCTTGTAACAGTTGATGCCGTCGCTTTCGGTCAACTCAGAGTCACCGCTACGGACACTGAACTGATGTCGCCTGGAATCCGTTCTCGAAACTCGTCCATTCCTGGAACGGAATCAGCTTATCGACGCGATAGCCGAAGCCCTGCGAGGTTTGGTGCATTGTGAAGGTCGAAGGCTGCGGTGTCGCGTTCGCGCATTGAGTGACTGCGGGATTCGTGCAGGTCGCGTTCAACGCCTCGGCGATGCTCCTGCATCCCGGGCCCTGGAGCGGGTCGGCGGTGCTGCCATTGCCGGTGAATCCAAAGATGTCCCAGAACTTGTTCTTACACACCGGGCTGAATTCAAAGGCATTGATGCCGAGGAAATAGTTGTTCGGCAGCGGGGAAGGATTCAGGGCGAGCGGGAAGACGCAGTTCATCTGCCGCGCCACGAAGGTTGCCTGGGCGGCTTCGAGCCGGCTCGCGTCGCGGTTGACGCCGTACTCGCCGAAGAAGAGCGGCGGCACGCTGTTCCATGCCGTCGTGCCCGGGAATCCCGACTGGTATCCGGCGGTCGTGTCGCTGAGGAAGGTATTGATGACTTTTCCGTCCTCGAACGGGTTGATTACCGCGACGAATCGCGTTGTCCAGAAGTCAGAAGGGAAGGCGGGAAGGACGACGGCCGCTTCGCCGCCGCGCCTATATGACGTCGGCGCGTTCTGGAACGCGGTCGACAGGGCGATCAGCGGCAGCACTCCGCCCGGAGGACGCTGTCCCGGATGCGACTGATGATAGACCGCTTCGGCCGCAGCGAATTCGGGCGGCTGCGGAGCGTTGTCGGCGCGATAGTTGATACTGTCGCGGACCGCGAATGAAACCGGCACCGCTATTGGCAGACGGTTGGCCGCCGGGATGTTGCAGTCGTTCTCGAGCTTGAGCAGCGACTGGATAATGAACGTTACCTTCTCGGTTCCGGCGCGCTCGAAGTCGAACTCATTCATGATGCCCCAGACCGCCGCGCCCGTGTGCGGTGTCGATGAGCATCCGGGATAGATCTGGTTGAAGATGGCCTTGATGTTGTTGAACGCAGGATTGTAACCCGCTTTGGCCGGATCGATTCCGCAGCAGGAAGCGTCCGTCAGCGATGCGGTGAAGTTCGAAATCGGAACCATCACCTTGATGCCCGCCGCTGCCGCAGCGTTCAGAAAGCTGTCATGGTTGCGAGCCGGGTTCCAGTTGTAGAGATGCAGGAAGTTGACGCCCGCAGCCTTCATCGTTTGAAGGTCATTGCGCGCTCCCGAGACGCCGTCGTCGCCCCACAGCGCCTTGAAATCGTTATTGAAAAAATCGGAGTCCTCGTAAACGAAAGAGCGATTCGCCGCTGGTCCGCCGTTGACTCCGCCATTGTCCCCCAGCGGATCGTCCGACGGGGTCGGGTCATACGACGCGCCCTTGATTGGACGCAATGCTTCGATCGTCGCCGCCAAGGGGGCAGCCTGCGCCTGCGAAACGAAGTCATGCCCTTTCACTGAGAGCGGCAGAATCGCGCCGCCGATCGTCAGGAATGCGATCGCCGTCCGGATGCTCCATCTACGCATCCGCGGTTCAGAGCGGTGCGACTCGAGTTGAGGACTTAGACTCATAGCATTGATCCTTTCTTTTCTTCGACTTTAATTCGCTTTTGGGCGAATTTAGGAGATAGCCCCAATCTGCGATCCGCAGATCTCGCAATGGAATCGAACTCAGAATTTTGACGAGCGCATTCTGCTTCTATTCACCATAAATTCTAGCGAATTGCGATATGGAGAATTTACGGGGAGAACTCAACGGGCGAAGAATCGCGATACGGCGACACGCCGCTACTAAAGGGGAGGCCAATTGGAGGGCGGGCGCTACTCTTTGAAGCCCTCGCGGCGAGCGACGAGCGCGGCAGCGTGCGCGAGGCCCGGGGCGAAGCCGCCCATCTGCGCGAAGCGCGGATCGGTGGTCTGGCCGCGCACGTAGCGCACGTAGATCTGCTCGACGACCGTGGCCGTCTTCCAGTGCGCCCAGGCCCAGTAGTAGCCGATATTGCTCATGTCGCGACCGGTGCGTTTGCCGTAGCGCTCGATCAGTTGCTCGCGGCTCAGAAATCCCGGCCGCAGCGTCGGCACTTCGCCCTGTGAGGTCAGCAACAGTTCGTCGGGATCGGTTTTGTCGCGCCAGTAGTTGAGCGCGATTCCGATATCGACCAGCGGGTCGCCGAGCGTCGACATCTCCCAGTCGAACACGCCCGTGATGATCCCCGGGTCCTTCGCATCGACCATTATGTTGTGGAGGTAGAAATCGTTGTGAATGATCGCGGGCGGCTGCGCCGGCGGCGTATGCTCGAGGAACCACGCGCCGAGCTTTTCCATCAGCGGCACTTCGCGGGTCTTGGCCGCCTCCCAGCGCTTCATCCATCCGCTGGTCTGGCGATTTAGGAAGCCCTCGGGCCGGCCGAGCGTCTCGAGGCCGATCGCCTTGTAATCGACACTGTGAAGATCGGCGGCCGCATCGATGAATCCTTCTGACAGGCGGCGCAGCGACGCCGGATCGGTCGGCATCTCGGGCGGCAGGGGCTGACGCTGCTTGATGACGAGGCCGTGGCGCCGTTCCATGACGAAGAACGGCGCGCCGATGATCGAAATATCGTCGCTAAAGACCATCGCGCGCGGCGCCGGTTTGAAGACCTTCCACAACTGCGACAGCACCTTATATTCGCGCGCCATGTCGTGGCCGCCCACAGGCAACGGTCCGAACGGAGGACGACGCACGACCCATTCCTGATCGCCGAAGCGCATCAGGTAGGTCAGGTTCGAGGAGCCGCCGCGGAACTGTTTCACTTCGAGCGGCTTGTCCGCGCCCGGCAGCTTGTCGCGCAGGAAGGCCTGGAGCTTGGTCCAGTCGAGCTGCTCTTCTTTGCGGATATCGCCGAATTCTGCGGATAGATCGATCGCTTCGTCAGCCATGGCGGTGATTATATTTCGATGCGTCAGATTTGCGAGAGCCGGGAATGAAAAACGCCCGCGCCGAATCGACGCGGGCGTTTGGATTCGAGTTGGACTAGCTCACTTCCATTTGCGCAGTTCGCGGCGCGCGATGGTCTGGCGATGCACTTCGTCGGGACCGTCGGCGATTCTGAGCGCGCGGCTGTTGCGCCAGAAGCGCGCGAGCGGGAAATCGTCGCTCACTCCGGCCGCGCCGTAAAGCTGGATCGCGCGGTCGAGTACGATCATCACCATGTTCGCGCACTGCACCTTGATCATGGAGATTTCGTTGGCCGCGGCCTTCTTGCCCTGGGTGTCCATCTTCCACGCCGCGTTCATTACCATCAGGCGGCAGGAATCGATCTCGATCCGCGAGTCGGCGATCCACTGCTGGATATTGGCCTTGTCCGCGAGCAGGCTGCCGTGCGTCCAGCGATTGAGGGCGCGCTTGCACATCAGCTCGACCGCGCGCTCGGCGATTCCGATCGTGCGCATGCAATGATGGATTCGACCGGGGCCGAGGCGCGCCTGCGAAATCGCAAAGCCGTCGCCCTCGCGTCCAAGGATATTCGTGATCGGCACCTTGCAGTCCTTGTAGAGGACCTCGCAATGGCCGCCGCCGCCGGTATGGCCCATCACGGGCACCGGGCGGACGATATTGAAGCCGGGAGTATCGGTCGGGACGATGATCTGGCTGGCGCGCCGATGCGGCTCGGCGTCGGGATCGGTCACGACCATCGCGATTGCGAAGGCCGATCCGATCGCCCCCGACGTAAACCACTTGTGTCCGTTGATTACGTAGTAGTCACCCTGGCGGACCGCCCGCGTTTTGAGCTGCGTCGGGTCGGAGCCCGGAGTGTCGGGCTCCGTCATCGAGAAGCAGGTGCGGACCTCGCCATCGAGGCACTTCTGCAGCCAGCGATCCTTCTGCTCCTGCGAGCCGTACTCGGCAAGGATTTCCATGTTGCCGGTGTCGGGCGCCTGGCAGTTGAAGGAGCGCGCGCCGATCGTGCTGCGGCCCATCAGCTCGCAGAGCGGCGCGTATTCATGATTGGTCAGCCCGGCGCCATGCTTGGGATCGGGCAGAAAGAGGTTCCAGAGCCCCTCGGATTTGGCGCGCTTGCGGATGTCCTTGAGGACTTGGGGTTCCTCGTGGCCGTCCTCGCCCATCTCGTCCTGGACCTGCTTTTCGGCAGGATAGACGTGTTGGTCCATAAAGGCGGAGACGCGCTTGCGCAGCTCTTCGGTTTTCGGCGATAGCGAAAAGTCCATTCGGTCCTCGCAATGATCTGATGAATTGCAAAAAGAGCAATAACCCAGATTCATCTGGATTAGCAAACCGTGTCTGACTCACCGCCGCGCTGAGTCATCGCAGAGGTTAAGTGGGGCGGGCGTCTCTTCCCGCCATGAAGACGCCGCGCTGCTCGCCTTCGATGGCTGTTAAGGGTGGCGCAGAGAGGATTCTGCGCGATCAATGGCGGGCAGGGACGCCCATAGGGACGCCCACCCCGCTACTTTCCAGCCGGGACCAATCATTTTACGGCCTCTGCATCACATAGAAGACGTAGCCGTAGGCGTCTGAGTACTTGCGAAAAAGATCATATTCGAGCTGCGCTTCGTCGAGCCGCGCGGCGATCTGCGGATCGCTCGGGTGACGCGCGCGGACCTCGTGGAGGCGCGCTTCGCCGGGTTCATAATAGTTCCAGAAGTCGGTGACGGGCAGGACGAAACTCTGGATGTTCTCGTATCCGGCATCCGCGGCTGTTCTGCGATTTGAATGAATCGTCGTGAGCGCGGGATAGTTCTTTGCCCAATAGTCGAGTGCCCCCGCAGGCGGATTGTCCGTCAACCAGGTCAGCTCAGATACCGCGAGCCATCCTCCGCGTTTCAGGAACCGACGGCAGGCGGTGAGGCCAGCGGCGAAGCCCATGATGTAAATCGCGCCTTCCGACCAGATGAGATCGAACTCCTCATCGGCGAACCGCATCGCGAGCATCGAACAGTGAAGCGCCGTGATCTGATCGATGACTCCAGCCGCGCGTGCCCGTGCTTGAAGCTCGGCGAGAAATCGCGGGAACAAATCGAGTGCGATGATCATGCCGCCGGTCGCGCGCGCGAGGTCGACCGTCTGCGCACCGGGGCCGCAACCGATATCGAGGATACGCGGACGTGGCGGCAATCCCGACACCATCGCGAGCGCGCGCAGCGTCGCCTCGGTCGAGCCGGGACCCTGGCGCGGCAGGCCCTCGGTCAGCTCACGGAAGAGATCGTCATCTTTGATCACGCGGCTGGCTTCGCCGCGGCGAATCTAAGCCGCACGTAGTCGGCGATCCAAGTGCCGCTCGAATCCTTCAGCTTTGGCGCCAGCTCGCCTCGCACCTCGTCGATGAAGGCCGGCCGATCAGCCGCGGGCAGCTTGATGATGAAGCTTTCGGCGAAGGTCTCGAGCCATCCGCTGACGTCGCCGGGCAGCGGCGTCGGCCGCTGGATCAGCTCGATATAGTTGACGCGAAAGCCGCCGCGCTCCAGGCACGCGCTGTAGTCCGCCACAGTTGGGAAATACCAGGGATCGGCTGCGCGGCCGTCGATACCGCGGCGGTCGAGGGCCGCGATCAGCGTCGTCCTGATTTTCTCGACGCAGCCGACGCCGCCCATCTCGCCCACGAAGCGCCCGCCTGATTTGAGCGCGCGATAGACGCATGCGATCGCGTCGTCGGCGCGCCGCACCCAGTGCAGCACGGCGTTGCTGAACACGGCATCGAACTCGTTATCGTAATTCAGCGCATCGGCCGACATTACCCACGCATCGAGGCCGAGGCGCCGCGCCGCTTCGATTTGTAATGGACTGGCATCGACGCCGACCACGTCGCATCCCATCGCCGCGAGCTTCTGCGTAAGCGCGCCGTCGCCGCATCCGAGGTCGAGAATCCGCTCTGCGGCGCGCGGCGCGAGCAACTCGACGACCGGCTGGCCCAGGTCGGCGACGAAGCGGGCGTTTTTCGCATAGCGATCCGGATCCCAAGTCTGCGGCTGTGTCATGGCTGCCCTCCAGTGCTCTTGCCGATTTAGTTAACTCTAGTAAAATATATCTGTGCCACAACAATTGGAGCGATTCAACCGGATTCACGAGGCGATCGAGCAGCTCCGCGCCCTGGCCGAGGTTTTCGAGCGGCGGCGCGCGGCGCTGGCGCGCGGCGCCGGGCTCACGGTCGAGCAATGGCGCGCGCTCGAAGCGATCGCAACCGAGCATTTCATGCCTTCGATGTTCGCGCGCGGGCGCAAAAGCTCGCCCGCCGCGGTGTCGAAGATCCTGCGCCAGTTGCTCGAGGCTGGTCTCGTCACGGTGGCAGTCGCAAGCCGAGATCTGCGCCAGCGCAGCTACGCTCTCAGCCCGCGCGGGCGCCGCACGCTCGATGCGCTGCGCGAGGCACGCCGCGCCGCAATCGACGCCATCTGGATAGATCTGCCATCCACCGAGGTCGATGCGTTCGACCGCTTCACCCGCCGCCTCATCGCGAGAATCGAAAGCTACGAGCGCCGCACTCCGGGCAGCACGAAACCGCGGACACGATCACGAAAGCTCGGCGCGGTGGCCGCTCAGTAGAATCATCGCGAGGAATCAAAGGATCGCTTCGCGCAGGGCTGCGCGGGCAAGGATGCGGGTGGAATCGAGGATTGGAAGCGGAGAATCGTTTTGCGTTAGCAGCAGCGGAATTTCGGTACATGAGAGCGCGACGGCGTCGCAGCCTTGCGATTTCAGGCCGTTGATTACGCCGACGAAGTACTCGCGGGATGTTTTTTCGAAACGGCCGTTGACCAGCTCGTCGAAGATGATCTGATTTATGCGCGCCCTCGCCTCTGCGTCCGGGATCACGTGTGCGATTCCGTGCGCGGCGAACTTCGGCGGATAGACCGGGCCTTCCATCAGGTAGCGTGTGCCGAGCAGGCCTACGCGCCTGAACCCATTTTGTGCCGCAGCGCGCGCGACTTCTTCGGCGATATGAATCCATGGCAAGGGCGAGCGGTCGATGATCAAATCGATCGATTCGTGCGCGGTGTTGTCGGGGCAAATCAGGAAGTCGGCGCCGACGCTAGCGAGCTTGCGCGCCGATACGAGCAGAAGTTCCCCGACCTTGCTCCAGTCCTCATTGGCGATGCGCGCGTATTCTCCCAGCGGCGTCGTATGCATCGAGACCTCCGGATGCATATGCGCGCTCGTCATCGCTGGCGCTTCGGCGCAGATCGTCCGGTAGCAGAGCGCGGCGCCCTCCGCGCTCACCGCGACGATCCCGATGTGTTTCATGAGTGAATCTGCACTTTGCGCGATCGACCCACATCCTATCGAAGTCGGCGCGTCCGCCGCTGGTGATTGTTCCCGCCCGTTCCGCATATTCGTACTCCGCCTCGGACGGTAGACGATAGTGCTTGCCGGTCTTCTGGCTCAGCCACTCGACGAAGGCCTGCGCGTCGTCCCAATCGACGGCCACCACCGGATCGTTGCCGGTCTGAGGGATGCCAGGGATTTTCCACTTGCCACTCGCGTTGTAGCCGCTGGCCGATAGGAAGGCGGCATACTCGTCGCGCGTGACGGGAACTTTGCCATCGCAAAGGCGTTCTTGATTGTTACCTGATGCTGATCGGGATACTTGCCCATCATGAAGCTTCCGGCTGGCACGACCACCATCTCCGGGCAATCCGGACAATCGCGGAAGGTCGTGCCTGGCTTGGCGCCGCCATATGAACAGCCGAGCAGAAGCAGGCTCAATAGCAGGCCTGATAGAGCCGCTGTACCGCACACGCTAGTCCTCATATATCGGCGCAAAGCCTCGGCGGTCATTGCCGGCTCTCGACATCAGATGCACTTCAGATTGTTTCGTGGACGTAGGTGCCTGGCGCGGGCTCCATCGGCTTGTGCTGCGCGTTGCCGAGCGCCGCGGGCGCGGGTTTCTCGTTGCCCGAGCGCGCTGCGATCCACTTAATCCAGTGATCCCACCAGGTGCCTTTGTTCTCGGTGCTGCTGTGCAGCCATTGGTCGGGATCGTC
It encodes:
- a CDS encoding phosphotransferase family protein, with amino-acid sequence MADEAIDLSAEFGDIRKEEQLDWTKLQAFLRDKLPGADKPLEVKQFRGGSSNLTYLMRFGDQEWVVRRPPFGPLPVGGHDMAREYKVLSQLWKVFKPAPRAMVFSDDISIIGAPFFVMERRHGLVIKQRQPLPPEMPTDPASLRRLSEGFIDAAADLHSVDYKAIGLETLGRPEGFLNRQTSGWMKRWEAAKTREVPLMEKLGAWFLEHTPPAQPPAIIHNDFYLHNIMVDAKDPGIITGVFDWEMSTLGDPLVDIGIALNYWRDKTDPDELLLTSQGEVPTLRPGFLSREQLIERYGKRTGRDMSNIGYYWAWAHWKTATVVEQIYVRYVRGQTTDPRFAQMGGFAPGLAHAAALVARREGFKE
- a CDS encoding acyl-CoA dehydrogenase family protein; its protein translation is MDFSLSPKTEELRKRVSAFMDQHVYPAEKQVQDEMGEDGHEEPQVLKDIRKRAKSEGLWNLFLPDPKHGAGLTNHEYAPLCELMGRSTIGARSFNCQAPDTGNMEILAEYGSQEQKDRWLQKCLDGEVRTCFSMTEPDTPGSDPTQLKTRAVRQGDYYVINGHKWFTSGAIGSAFAIAMVVTDPDAEPHRRASQIIVPTDTPGFNIVRPVPVMGHTGGGGHCEVLYKDCKVPITNILGREGDGFAISQARLGPGRIHHCMRTIGIAERAVELMCKRALNRWTHGSLLADKANIQQWIADSRIEIDSCRLMVMNAAWKMDTQGKKAAANEISMIKVQCANMVMIVLDRAIQLYGAAGVSDDFPLARFWRNSRALRIADGPDEVHRQTIARRELRKWK
- a CDS encoding class I SAM-dependent methyltransferase encodes the protein MIKDDDLFRELTEGLPRQGPGSTEATLRALAMVSGLPPRPRILDIGCGPGAQTVDLARATGGMIIALDLFPRFLAELQARARAAGVIDQITALHCSMLAMRFADEEFDLIWSEGAIYIMGFAAGLTACRRFLKRGGWLAVSELTWLTDNPPAGALDYWAKNYPALTTIHSNRRTAADAGYENIQSFVLPVTDFWNYYEPGEARLHEVRARHPSDPQIAARLDEAQLEYDLFRKYSDAYGYVFYVMQRP
- a CDS encoding class I SAM-dependent methyltransferase, whose translation is MTQPQTWDPDRYAKNARFVADLGQPVVELLAPRAAERILDLGCGDGALTQKLAAMGCDVVGVDASPLQIEAARRLGLDAWVMSADALNYDNEFDAVFSNAVLHWVRRADDAIACVYRALKSGGRFVGEMGGVGCVEKIRTTLIAALDRRGIDGRAADPWYFPTVADYSACLERGGFRVNYIELIQRPTPLPGDVSGWLETFAESFIIKLPAADRPAFIDEVRGELAPKLKDSSGTWIADYVRLRFAAAKPAA
- a CDS encoding MarR family transcriptional regulator; the protein is MPQQLERFNRIHEAIEQLRALAEVFERRRAALARGAGLTVEQWRALEAIATEHFMPSMFARGRKSSPAAVSKILRQLLEAGLVTVAVASRDLRQRSYALSPRGRRTLDALREARRAAIDAIWIDLPSTEVDAFDRFTRRLIARIESYERRTPGSTKPRTRSRKLGAVAAQ
- a CDS encoding amino acid racemase; the encoded protein is MKHIGIVAVSAEGAALCYRTICAEAPAMTSAHMHPEVSMHTTPLGEYARIANEDWSKVGELLLVSARKLASVGADFLICPDNTAHESIDLIIDRSPLPWIHIAEEVARAAAQNGFRRVGLLGTRYLMEGPVYPPKFAAHGIAHVIPDAEARARINQIIFDELVNGRFEKTSREYFVGVINGLKSQGCDAVALSCTEIPLLLTQNDSPLPILDSTRILARAALREAIL